Below is a genomic region from bacterium.
ATCATCATCGCTACCGGCGCTCCGATCTCGCGGGCCTGTCCGAGACTCTGCTCTGGGTGACGACGGAAAAGGACGCGGTCAAGATTCCCGTCAGCTGGGCGCCGCCTCGCCTGGTGACTCTGGAGGAGTCGGTGCACGTCAACGAAGCCAGTGCTCTGCTCGACTTCATCTTGCAACGCCTGGAAGAACGCTAAAGAAGGTGAATCTCTCGCGAGCGCGATCCGCAGTCCGCCTGCCGAACTAGCAAGACGGCATTGAAAAGCCGAACAACGCGTGAGATCCTATCCCGTGAAATCGAAGGAGACAGCGAATGGCTGGTGTGTCGCGACTCAGTTCGGTTCAGAATCTCGCCGGCTGGTTCCTCTGTGCCCTTCTCGCTTTTGCGTTTGCAATCGCCGGGGGCGCGAAGACCGGTCTGCTCGGTGCGGAGGCCGCTTCGGATCTGCTGGCTGACTTCGAGCGCTGGCAGTACCCCCTCTGGGCCATGACGGCGATCGGTGCGGCCGAACTGTTGGGGGCTTTGGGATTGTTGATTCCCAGGCTTTCGTCGCTGGCCGCGTGTTGCC
It encodes:
- a CDS encoding DoxX family protein, giving the protein MAGVSRLSSVQNLAGWFLCALLAFAFAIAGGAKTGLLGAEAASDLLADFERWQYPLWAMTAIGAAELLGALGLLIPRLSSLAACCLMVLMCGAVYVHANHGENEALVPPLVLLVLLGSSALIRRNSAAVPSDSAAAEAAPVRADTDHRAA